The DNA sequence TTGATCGGCAATAATGCGCACCTTAAATCCAAGTAAGGTTAATTTTATTGCGGTCAATAATCCATAACACCCAGCGCCTACAATAGCAATTGATTTGTTTTTAAAAAAAGAATGCAGATTCAATTCATTTTTAAATTGACGAATCGATTCGTTTACGCACCCAAAAAGAAATGTCCATCCTGCTCCTCCTTGGCCGTAATTATGACAAACAAGTTTGTTATTAAGTAACTGAACAGAAGTTTCAAAAATACGTTCGCGGTGCGCACGAATGCATACAATTCTTTCTTTAATATATTCGGCCGAAATTTTTGGAGGAGTCAGATAAACGGTTTTTATAGTATTCAAACGATAAATGCATGGTTTTTGGGAAAAAATAAATTATGATAAACTATAACACAGATATCTCAAGAAAAAATGCATTCTACTTTAAGGAATTAAATGAATTATACATTCATGCCAATAGCTATTTTTGTTTTTTTTGTTTCCAACTTCGCGCAAACAATGGAAAAAAAAGAGGCACAATTGCCCGAAACGCAGCTTTGTGCTCAAATTTTGTTTTGGCCAGCACAGGATGAATTACATTTCTCTAAAACGCCAATGGTTAAATTTACTAAGTTAAGCATCCCAAAAACTTTTGCTGAATTAAAAAAAGAAATAGCTCAGAAAGTTATTTGTAGCGAAGATATAGATCAGATCACAGTTCATAATAATAACGTAAAACTTGATAATCCCGAGATGATTGATTCTTTTGAGAAATTTCTTGCTCATAAAAGAGCGTGCAAGAAAATGGTTATGGGTAATTTGAAAGCAATAACTTTTCTTCAATTATTTGTCTACGATAAAAATAGAGTGGAGTATGACAAAGATCTTTGCGCAAAACTTTAATAAAACGACATCTCGGATGTCGTTAATTCAATCATGGAGTTAGATTATGATGCGGAATAATAAATTAATTTTTACTATTTTTATCTTCTTGTCGTTCTATCAGCCTTATTCGTTGGGTAAGGAAATGCCAATCGTGCTCCTTGTTCTTGGCAGTGAGCGCAAAAAAAGAATGGCTGAGCCGCTTTCAAAAGCGATTGCAGCGCTCGTCGATAAATCAAAAGTGAATCTGCGTATTGTCGATTTACAAGAATACGCTCTTCCTTTTATTGATCTTCAAAATCCGCAAAGAGATGAAAATATGAAGCGATGGGCGCGTGAAGTGCAGGATGCGGATGCGCTTATTCTGTTAATTCCAAATTATAATGATGGCTATTCGGCTACCATTAAAAATGCGATCGACGTACTTGTTGATGAGGGAAAGAATAAAATCGCTGGCTTAATTAGTTATGCTGGTGGCTACGGTAGCACAAATCCGATCACAAGTTTATCGCCGTGCCTTAAATCAATCGGTATTGAACCACTTGCCGATTCGTACGTGGTCATACCATTTATTTCGAGTGTTCTTACAGGCGATAATACATTTAAAAAAAATGAAGTAAGCGATGAAATAAAAAAAATGTTATTGAATATGTATAAAAAATTAGGAGTCGCATGAGCAAAACTTTATATACTATTATAACGAGCGCGCTGGGCATTCTGGCGATTGTATTAATTGATTCGGTCATTATCCCGGCGATGAAAGCTGGCCAGAAAAAAGAATATATTATTATTTCCGATCACATAGAACCTCGCTCAGTTGTTAATTCTCTAATCAAAGAAATTTCCAAGCAGTTGCGTGATCAAGCCTCTGAAAACAACGTGAAAAAGCGGGATGTTAAAGTTACCGTCGTAGATTTGTCGACCCTTAATTTGCCAACAATGAATGCAGCGGTTTCTCCTGCGCAAGCGCCAATCGAAGATAAGTCGGTTAAACAATGGGGCCAAATGATAAATTCTGCCGATGGCATTATTTTCGTAGTACCAAACTATAACCAAGGATATCCAGCTATTTTCAAAAATAGTATCGATTTGATTTGGGAGCCGTGGCACACCAAACCAGTTGCGCTTATCGGTTATTCTCTTTCCGGAGAAGAAGGGGAAAATCTTGTACATTCGTTCGGGGATGTTTTAACCATTACTAAAACTGAGCAAGTAAAGCCTGCATTGTATTTACCGAATGTAACGCACCACAGTTTAATGAATGCACAGCAAGAAAGAGAGCTGAGAGAACTTTTTGATACGCTTATCAAATCTTCGCATAGCGGTAATTTTATAACAAGAATTAAGAACGCGGTATCAAGCACCGTTATGCGCATGCTTTTAAAGTTTACGAATTAAAGCGATAATTTCGTTTATTAAGGAAGGCGAATCGCTTCTGGATGTTTGTCAAAATAATCTAAAATCATTTGCTTGCGTTGCATAGTTTTTTTGACAAAGGCGTCGATCAGTTCTTTATACTGATTCAAACCTTCCTTCTCCATTTCAAAAGGAATTGCTGGCCAGAATGATGCAAGTTGTTCAGGCGTGAGCTTTTTTATTTTGCGCAAAAGATCGGAAGATATTGTTTCTGAAAATGGTGCGCCGGGCTCTTTGCTTGAAGCATAAAATTGCCGCCACAGGCGATTGTGCCAAATTCTGCAATATCCATTATCGATATCAATTTTGGTCCAGATATCTACATGCGGGAATGCGGCATGCATTATTGCAGGATCTTGCGCTATGTTTAGGACACTTTCAAAATCTTTTGGTTCTTTATCTGGATCAATTTTTACACATGCTACAAAATCACCAACATTGCCCACCCAAGGGCACGATTTTTTTTTATCGGGGCTGTATGCAAACACAAATTGATCCACGTTTGCAATTGCTTCATTATCAATTAAATGGAGTTTATTCGTATCTTTTTGAATGATGAGATTACCAAAATGACGATCGTATTGCCCAAAAAGAAACTGAGCAATATTCATGCTTTCCCATTCTTCAATTGAAATAGTTTTCTTTAAATGCATGGAGTCGGAAATCTGAATGCCTTGATCAATCCATTGCGAACAAAAAGAGACAGATTCTTTCCCGTCAGCATTTTTAGATTTTAATAGTACGGCAGGAGGAACGATATTGAGTTCTAGGAAGCGACTTGCATTATACATTGCAATCTCGCCGCACATATAACGTACGCTTTTTGTTAATCGCTCTTGAGTGTTTTTATCAATAATAGTTTCGCATTTAATAAAACGTTTAATTTTATTTTGCAGCAGATCGGATGTTAACTTATCTTCAAGCGGAGAGCAGAATGTTGCCCAGCTGCAGAAAGATAAGAAAAATGATGTTCTAGAAATAGTATTCATGGTAACTATCTTTGTTAAATGATTTTTATCGAGCGATGATCTCAGATTCTGTGACGCTCATCATAAAGATAAAATAATTGAGTGAAAAAAATCATCCATTTTTAAAAAGGAGAAATAATGGCACTGGATCAAAAGACAGAAAAAGCTACTTTTGCGGGTGGCTGTTTTTGGTGCATGGTCGCACCATTTGAAAAGTTGCAGGGAGTTGTTTCGGTTGTTGCAGGATACGCGGGAGGGATAGGTGAAAATCCTACGTATCAAGATTATGCAAAGAAAGGATATGTGGAAGCAGTCCAAATTCAGTTTGATCCAAACAAAGTAAGCTATTCCCAAGTGCTCGATTTGTTTTGGCGGCAAATCGATCCAACCGATTCTGGCGGGCAATTTGCAGATCGTGGGCAGCATTATAGAACGGCGATTTTTTATCACACATCAGAACAAAAAAAAGAGGCTGAATTGTCAAAAGAACGGCTCGGCGCTTCAGGTAAGTTTCAAGAAAAAATTGTTACAGAAATTATTCCCTTTACCAATTTTTATTTAGCTGAACAATATCATCAGCAATTTTATAAAAAAAATCCGGAGCACTATAAATCGTACGCACAAAATTCTGGTCGTGAACCATTTTTAAAAAAAATGTGGAATCAGGATACTGAGTTATCAAAAAAATTAACGCCTTTACAATATGATGTCATTAAGTGTGGCGGCACTGAGCCCGCATTTAATAACGAATATTGGAATAATAAAGAGGCAGGCATTTATGTGGATCGCATTTCTGGAGAACCACTTTTTAGCTCTCTTGATAAATATGATTCTGGAACTGGATGGCCGAGTTTTACCAAACCACTCGAATCGAATAACATTCGTGAGCGAGATGATAATTCGCTCTTCATGCCGCGTACAGAAGTTGTGAGCGCCAAAGGTGGGTCGCACCTTGGCCACGTTTTTCCTGACGGCCCGCAGCCAACAGGTTTGCGTTATTGTATGAATTCTGCAGCACTTCGTTTCATTCCGGTAAAAGATCTAGAAAAAGAAGGATATGGTGCCTATCTTTCATTGTTTAAAAATAGATGATTCGAAAATGATTCCAAAAGTGAGGAGTTGCACATGAAATTGAGATTATTTGGATTGCTTTCTTTAATCTTGAATGTAAACGTTTTTTGTGAGGAATCTCCTACCAAAATAAATGAATTCTCATTTATTTTAAAACCTTCGTCGATTGCGGGAGTTGGCATCTTTGCAGCTCATGATATTATAAAAGGAACAAAAATAAATTTCTTTCCTGCAGATTATCAGCATCGAATGATCTCCAAAAAAGATATCCCTGAGGAGTTTTTGAAATATTGCGTTGCCAAAACGGAAGAAATATGGATAGCTCCACATAGATTTGATCATATGGAAATTGCTTGGTATTTAAACCATTCTGTAGATCCTAATATCAAACGAACTGAGCCGGGAAGCTGTTATAGTTTAAGAGATATTGAAAAAGGTGAAGAAATTCTCATTAACTATAATGATTTTAATGAGCCAGAAAATGCGAAAGAAGAATATTTTAAGCCCGAAGAATTGCAGTAATTGCTTTCGAGAACTGTATATTTCAAGAGGAATTAGATGAAAAGAACAATAATTTTGCGGGCCATCGTTTTTAGTTTTTTATTTCCTAGCATTGTTTATTCCATGCAGTTAGATGACGTGGAAAAAAAGAAAATAGATGTTGAGTTATTATTTTGGGCAAATCAAAAAAAAGAAGAGTATAGGAAAACACCTACCGCTCGATTTATACAGGTCCCATCGGGTGTAACCTTTGAAGAATTGAAAAGAATTATTGCTCATACAGTTGGAGTTGTAAAGATGGATGCAATAACGGTAAGTGGCCTAGACGAAAAAAAAGATAATCCAGAACTCATTAAATGCTTTGAAAAATGCTCGCATCTTGAAAAGAATTCTATCACATTGCTGAATGGCGTTGTTGATCTTACGACGTTTCTTAAGATCTACGTCTATGATAAAAACCGTGTCGAATATTCGGGCAACAATAATTATCTAATAAATTCAAAATCTTAAAAAGGAATCTATAATGAAAAGACTTTGCTTAATCATGGTTATTATGATTGCGCCAATTTTGCTTATTGGTTGCGGGCAGCCAATGAAAACTGAACAAACTACTAGTAATCAACATGAAGGGAAAATACAGATGAGTCGAACAAAAACACCATCGGGATTAGAGTACGAAATTATAAAAGAGGGAACCGGCGCGTCGCCGGTAGTTGGCAAAAAGGTGACTGTTCATTACACCGGTTGGCTTGATGACAATGGTAAGCCCGGCACAAAGTTTGATAGTAGCGTGGATCGTGGCGAGCCGTTTGGCTTCGTAATTGGTGTTGGCTACGTTATCGCGGGATGGGATGAGGGCGTAGAGTCGATGAAAGTTGGCGAAAAGCGCCGCCTATTTATTCCATCGAAATTGGGTTACGGAGCTCGCGGTGCTGGACGATCCATTCCGCCGCATGCTGATTTAATTTTTGATGTTGAACTTATCAGCGTTGGATAAAAATTAAAAAAGAGAAAGCGGGAGTTAGCTCGCTTTCTCTTTTTATTATCTGTTACTTAGTTTATTTTAAACCATTAACGATTGTATTAATACCATCCCAAGTTGGTGTATCGAGTCCCAATTCCCAAATCATCGCACCACCTAAATTATTTTGCTTAATATAATTAGCTTTTAATGCAATAGATTGTTCGTCTTCGTAGGTTATAAATTCTTTATTCGATGTGTTAAATAGATAAGGTGCCTTTGCTTGATCTTCCCAGAATCTTGTATAGGTATTTAAAAGATTTTTCTTAATATCTGAGAAGAATCGATAACCAGCTTCTTCGGTTGTTCCGCTTCCAACTCCATTAAATGTGCAATATAGACCGTCGGTTGTAGAGTTAACGTTTGCATATGAACGGCCGTAAAGTGGTATTCCTAAAACCACTTTTTCAGATGGCACTCCTTGAGATACATAGTATTGCACGGCATCACTTGCATTGAACTTTGGTTCACCTTGTAATGGTTGATAAAGAGGTGCATGATGGCCAGTTTTTGTATCCCACGATCCTGCAAAATCGTAGCACATCACATTAATCCAATCTAAATAATTATGGATTTTGTTAACTTCAATATCTTGATAATGATTTGGGCCAGCTGGGGCTGCAATAGTTACGAGCAGTTGCGGTGAATGAGCTTTAGCAGCTTGGTATAATTCTTTCAAAAGCTGTGTGAAGTTTTGTGTGTCTTCTTGCCGGCCACTGTGTTCCGCAAAGTTCGGATATTCCCAATCAATATCTACACCGTCAAAACTATATTGATCGCACATTGCAATGCATTGGCTTACAAAATTAGCGCGTGCTTGCGGATTTGCAGCCATTTTAGAGAAATTATCTGAAAGCGTCCATCCACCAACTGAAATTAATGTTTTTAAATGTGGGTATTTTTGTTTGAGATCGTAAATCTGTCTGAAATTACCCCAATACGGTTTTTCAAGATTCCAGTTATCGCGGTATTCAACATCGGCCCATGGATCAAA is a window from the Candidatus Babeliales bacterium genome containing:
- a CDS encoding NAD(P)H-dependent oxidoreductase, translating into MMRNNKLIFTIFIFLSFYQPYSLGKEMPIVLLVLGSERKKRMAEPLSKAIAALVDKSKVNLRIVDLQEYALPFIDLQNPQRDENMKRWAREVQDADALILLIPNYNDGYSATIKNAIDVLVDEGKNKIAGLISYAGGYGSTNPITSLSPCLKSIGIEPLADSYVVIPFISSVLTGDNTFKKNEVSDEIKKMLLNMYKKLGVA
- a CDS encoding NADPH-dependent FMN reductase, which produces MSKTLYTIITSALGILAIVLIDSVIIPAMKAGQKKEYIIISDHIEPRSVVNSLIKEISKQLRDQASENNVKKRDVKVTVVDLSTLNLPTMNAAVSPAQAPIEDKSVKQWGQMINSADGIIFVVPNYNQGYPAIFKNSIDLIWEPWHTKPVALIGYSLSGEEGENLVHSFGDVLTITKTEQVKPALYLPNVTHHSLMNAQQERELRELFDTLIKSSHSGNFITRIKNAVSSTVMRMLLKFTN
- a CDS encoding FKBP-type peptidyl-prolyl cis-trans isomerase: MKRLCLIMVIMIAPILLIGCGQPMKTEQTTSNQHEGKIQMSRTKTPSGLEYEIIKEGTGASPVVGKKVTVHYTGWLDDNGKPGTKFDSSVDRGEPFGFVIGVGYVIAGWDEGVESMKVGEKRRLFIPSKLGYGARGAGRSIPPHADLIFDVELISVG
- the msrB gene encoding peptide-methionine (R)-S-oxide reductase MsrB; translation: MALDQKTEKATFAGGCFWCMVAPFEKLQGVVSVVAGYAGGIGENPTYQDYAKKGYVEAVQIQFDPNKVSYSQVLDLFWRQIDPTDSGGQFADRGQHYRTAIFYHTSEQKKEAELSKERLGASGKFQEKIVTEIIPFTNFYLAEQYHQQFYKKNPEHYKSYAQNSGREPFLKKMWNQDTELSKKLTPLQYDVIKCGGTEPAFNNEYWNNKEAGIYVDRISGEPLFSSLDKYDSGTGWPSFTKPLESNNIRERDDNSLFMPRTEVVSAKGGSHLGHVFPDGPQPTGLRYCMNSAALRFIPVKDLEKEGYGAYLSLFKNR
- a CDS encoding SET domain-containing protein; the encoded protein is MKLRLFGLLSLILNVNVFCEESPTKINEFSFILKPSSIAGVGIFAAHDIIKGTKINFFPADYQHRMISKKDIPEEFLKYCVAKTEEIWIAPHRFDHMEIAWYLNHSVDPNIKRTEPGSCYSLRDIEKGEEILINYNDFNEPENAKEEYFKPEELQ